One segment of Solanum stenotomum isolate F172 chromosome 1, ASM1918654v1, whole genome shotgun sequence DNA contains the following:
- the LOC125864488 gene encoding 40S ribosomal protein S9-2 has product MVHVSFYRNYGKTFKKPRRPYEKERLDAELKLVGEYGLRCKRELWRVQYALSRIRNAARMLLTLDEKDPRRIFEGEALLRRMNRYGLLDESQNKLDYVLALTVENFLERRLQTLVFKTGMAKSIHHARVLIRQRHIRVGRQVVNVASFMVRVDSQKHIDFSLTSPFGGGRPGRVKRKNQKSAAKKAAGGDGDEEDEE; this is encoded by the exons ATGGTGCACGTTTCCTTTTACCGCAACT ATGGGAAAACCTTTAAGAAGCCTCGACGCCCTTATGAGAAGGAGCGATTGGATGCAGAGTTGAAGCTTGTTGGAGAATATGGACTAAGGTGCAAGAGGGAGCTTTGGAGAGTTCAGTATGCCTTGAGCCGTATCAGGAATGCCGCAAGAATGCTTCTGACCTTGGATGAGAAAGACCCACGCCGTATTTTTGAAGGTGAGGCACTCTTGAGAAGGATGAACAGATACGGATTATTGGACGAGAGCCAGAACAAGCTTGATTATGTCTTGGCCCTCACTGTAGAGAACTTTCTTGAGCGTCGTCTCCAAACCCTTGTCTTCAAGACTGGCATGGCTAAGTCTATCCACCATGCTAGAGTGCTCATTCGACAAAGGCATATCAG AGTTGGTAGGCAGGTGGTGAATGTTGCTTCTTTCATGGTGAGAGTGGACTCCCAGAAGCACATTGACTTCTCTCTCACTAGTCCTTTCGGTGGTGGGCGCCCTGGAAGAGTGAAGCGAAAGAACCAGAAGTCTGCTGCAAAGAAAGCAGCTGGTGGTGATGGAGAcgaggaagatgaagaataa